The following coding sequences are from one Scomber japonicus isolate fScoJap1 chromosome 3, fScoJap1.pri, whole genome shotgun sequence window:
- the LOC128355178 gene encoding uncharacterized protein LOC128355178: MPLQIIEGMSSRKRRPNWTDQECILLAQLMQERKDIIRGKCSTGVSIQDKRQAWEEIAQAINNAFPQIQRTVSDCNKKWENLLAKSREEIKRQKRQAGAGEGLSLEHLSTVTKLVISVMNLSDILQHDSEDSPAVQMMENQQNSCDKDGHDHTIAERFAEKHQLTDLELPAYAADLTASPPEQKLTAFTNIPKSLAVQFSSPRSAIFIASGGQSDSPCSVSTPSANCTTLQERSDLEMSVLKRQEAVLKLQEEYYTLKIKLLKKQVEDPPTKD; this comes from the exons ATGCCCCTGCAGATTATTGAAGGGATGTCCAGCAGGAAGCGGAGACCGAACTGGACAGACCAGGAGTGTATTCTTCTTGCTCAGCTGATGCAAGAGAGGAAAGACATAATCAGAGGAAAGTGCAGCACTGGAGTATCAATACAAGATAAAAGACAAGCCTGGGAAGAGATAGCCCAAGCCATTAATAATGCCTTTCCACAGATTCAGCGCACAGTGTCTGACTGTAACAaaaagtgggaaaacctgcttGCAAAGTCAAGGGAAGAGATCAAACGACAGAAAAGGCAAGCGGGTGCAG GAGAGGGCCTGTCCCTAGAACACCTCAGTACTGTGACCAAACTAGTGATTTCTGTTATGAATCTCTCAGACATACTACAACATGACAGTGAAGACTCTCCAGCTGTACAGATGATGGAAAATCAACAAAACAG CTGTGATAAAGATGGACACGACCACACAATAGCGGAAAGATTTGCAGAAAAACATCAACTGACAGATCTTGAGCTTCCAGCATATGCTGCAGATCTAACCGCTTCTCCACCTGAACAAAAACTAACTGCTTTCACTAACATCCCTAAATCACTCGCAGTGCAGTTTAGTAGTCCTCGTTCTGCCATCTTCATTGCCTCTGGAGGTCAGTCAGATTCTCCCTGCTCTGTTTCTACGCCTTCAGCAAATTGCACAACTTTACAAGAGAgatcggatttggaaatgtcagtgTTAAAAAGACAAGAAGCCGTCCTCAAGCTGCAAGAGGAATATTATACACTAAAGATTAAGCTGCTGAAGAAACAAGTGGAAGACCCACCTACTAAGGACTGA